The genomic segment TCTTATTATTTAACTGATGATAATGAACCTTGATGTATGGCGGGGATAACATAGGTATCAATATCTGAAATATATCTTTCGATATTTTCTAAATCTTGGTGTCCTCTTTCGCATAATGAACTTATTATCTTATGGTTTTCATTTGTGCTATCAAATTTAGGTAAGTTTAGATTAGTGATTGTACTTGGTGCTATTTGGGTGCTTACCTTAAAACTGTTTATTAGCTCTCTGAAATATGTTGAGCTTAGAAGTCCGCATAGGAAGAAGGCTTCTTCTTTATCATCCAATCCAATGTATATTATTTTTTCATTGGGAATGATATTTTTTCTTCCTAAGAACTCGTCTTCGGCATCTTGTATTACAGCACAGGTAAATTCTGAGGATATATATTTCCAAGCGACTTTATACTTTGAAAAAGTATAATCACCAATTCTTTGTAGAGTATAGTAATGTTCTTCGTGGATTTTTTTATCAAAGCTAGTGAATCCTTTTCTTGCCTTTAGCTCTTCTTTAAACTTACTAAAGTAAGTGGCAGTTAGAGGAAGGTTTTCCTTCAGATACTGTATAGGAAGTGGCTGCATTTTCGTTGTTACTGTATGAGGACATACAATATATTTTTTGTATGTGTGCGACCACATCTTAATGTCACTACCTGAAGCATATGGATATAGTGAGTCATCCTCAATTTCTGATTTTAATTTTTTAAATTTGATTCTTGCTTTTTCAGTTATATTTTCAACTGTTGATGATTTAGGTGATGGTTTTTCTAGTATGTTAAGCCAATAAATACCATTTGCACCACCAGTAAAAACACCCGTTCTAGCCTTATATGCTGATGTTCCTGTCAGCTTATCCATGTTTAAATATATGCTTTCATCAACAGATGCCCATCCAGAAGTGTTATCCTCTGGGTTGGATGGGATTGCAAATTTTATTGTTAGTTTAACCTTTTCTAAGGTTCTTTTTAAATCATCAGTATCTTGTATTTTCGACTTAGGTTGCAATTTCCATATCTTATAATCGATAGGGTATTCTGTTTTCATTCCTTTGATAGCATGAAATATAACAGTGTTATTTGATACTCCATTGAATGGATTGAATGAAGTCAAATCTTCTAATTCTTCTATTCTGAAACTCTCATTGGATTTTCTTATGTGAAACTTTCTAAATCCAGCAGCTTGTTTTATTGATTTAAATAAAGATTCCTTAACAACAAATGATATTTTACCTCCTTTTGCTAAGTAGTGGTCTATTGTAGCATATGTGATTAAGCTGGATATGTCTTCCTTGATGAAGATGGAGTTTAGACCTTTATAGTCGAAAAGGCCATATTCCTGCCATGTTGACTTGTATTTTTCTTTATACTCCGACGGAAGGTATTCCCAATTTACCCATGGTGGATTCCCAATAGCAACTTGAGCTCTTTCTTTAGAAAGACTTGGCATTATTGATGATATGTATTCCAATTCAGTAATATCTTCTGTGGAATATGCACTGTTTTTATTATTGCATATTTCAGTTATTCTATTTAATGCATCTTCATACGTTAAGAATGTAGAGTTTTCAATATCTAAGTCAAGTATGTTTGCACTAAATATTGGAAGTGCTTCATCTAGTATTTGAACTGTCTTACTGTTTAGTATTAAGTTGGTTTTTGCAGCAAAAGCTGAAGTCGGGTTTAAGTCAAACCCAAGAATCTTTCTTATATTTTTTTTTGTTGCATCTTCACAGTTCAGCTTTCTTAAAGCAGTAATAAGAAATGTTCCACTTCCACACGTAGGGTCTAATATCAACCCTGATTGGTGTGAAATCGAATTTGAGTTTGTTATGTGTTGAGCCATCCAATCTGGAGTGTAAAATTCTCCTAAGCTATGCCTTACCTCTCTAGGGTAGATCTCATGAAAAACCTCACGAATTAAATCTATATTATTGCAATCTAAATTGACACATTTTATTTGTTCAGCTAGTGAAATTATATTGTCACATAAATATAGATCATCAATTCCCAAGAATGTATTTGATGGGATGTAATAATTACAGATATTTTTTTCTTTAAAAAATGCAGTTGATAGGTATTCTTTATATCTATTTTCAGTGTATTTTATATCTATTTTTTTTGCAGCGCAAAGAGTCAATAAGCATAAATAGAAGCAATCTATAGCATAGATGAATTTAAAAATATCATCGTGTGCATTGATATTAACATTGAAAATGTAATTTATTTTGTCAATGTTTAACTTTCTCTGGGTGTCTAATTCACCATGACTATAGTTAAAGTGGATTTTCCAGCGTTCAAATTTGGATAGGTATTTTAAATGGAGCTCATGATTAGAATTTTGACCAATTTTTAGATGATTTTGTATATATAAATGGAAATGAGAGTTTTTCTCTTTAAGTTTTAGTTCTTCGAGCATTAGCAACCTATGATGACTATAGTATTCACTTATAAAGTTGAACATATTAATTTTGTGGCTTGGGAAAAACAAGGAGGCTATTCAAATATTTATAATATTTTTATAAGGGCTCAACTAAAACTCCATATAAAACAACTAGTTATCAATTTTTTGGTGAGCAATTGGTCCCTGTGCTGGATAGTTATTTGAACATTGATTGCCCAAAAATCAAAAAGTAGAGGGAAAGAGGATGATCTGCACTCATGGAAATAGATGACTGACACAGCTATTAAATCATCAAATTATCCAGCATATCCGCCCACTGTTGCATCATAGCCTGGCGTTCCTGCAGGTATTCCGCCTGATTATAGCTGGCGCGCACCCGGTTGCGCTCCTTGTGGGCCAGCTGGCGCTCAATCACATCGGGACGGTAACCAGCCTCGTTGAGAATGGTTGAGGCGGTGGCCCGGAAGCCATGGGCAGAAAAACCGATGCTGCCCTTACCATTGAACCCCATCCGCTCCAGAGCCCGGTTCAGGGTGGTGTTGGTCATACAATCACTGGGGCGGCGGTTGTTGGGGAAGAGCCAGCGCTGGCCGCCAGTCAGGGTATGTAGCTCCCTGAGCAGTTCAACCGCCTGGGTGGAGAGGGGGACGATATGCACCTCCCGCATCTTCATCCGCTCTGCCGGGATCTTCCACTGGGCACTGTCCAGCTCAAATTCATCCCAGCGGGCGGCTCGTAGCTCTACGGTGCGAACAAAGGTGAGTAGCAACAGGCGCAGGGCGATCACTGTGATGCGATAGCCGCCATAGCTCTCTAGAGCCTCTATAAACTGGATAATCTGCTCACGGTCTAATGGTTTCTTATGCTGTACCTTGGGGCGATGGATTGCGCCTTTCAGGGCTGCTGCCGGATCAGAGTCTGCTCTCAGGGTTGCTACGGCATAGCGAAAGATGGCGCTGCACCACTGCCGGAGCAGCATCGCCACTGTTTCTGCTCCCCGGGACTCGACCTGTTTTAGGATCTGCAGCAGATGAGCTGAGTTAACCGAGCGAATCGGCAGGGAGCCGATCTGGGGGAATACATCAGCTCCCATAAAGTTTTCAACCTGGCGCAGGTAGTAGGGGGACCAGTTCGCCTGTTTCTGCTCAATCCACTCTTTAGCCACTGCCTCCAAGGTATTAGCGTTATCTGCTGTTACCGCTGCTTGTTGTGCCTGGCGATCATGTGATGGGTGCGTTCCCTGCTTGACCAGTCCCCGACAGCGCTCGCGCTCCTGACGAGCTTCTGCCAAGGTAAAAAGTCCGGAGTGTCTGCGCAGCATCGCTTCATCTTCTGTTTCACCAGAGACGGCCTGGCTGTATTTGCCGATGGCAAACAGGTTCTCCTTGCCTGCGATCCGGTAGCGATAGCGCCATAGCTTAGCGCCACTGGGACGGATCTCCAGATAAAGGCCTCCGCCATCGGTAAGCTTGAGCGGTTTAGTTGAAGGTTTGGTGTTACGGATCTTGATATCGGTTAACGGCATAATGCGGGTATCCTGATTTTGATACCCGCAACGGTACCCGCTTTTTTGCCGGATGGCAATGGAAGGAGCTGGACTTAGCAAGACACCAAACCCTTTAATCACAGGGCTCTACGGGTGCTGTTGGATGCTGGTGGATTTTGATGGATGCCAATGCTAGTTATCGATCATCAGTAGCATTAGATCTCCGGCAGAATGACGAAATTGAGCGATTTTAGCATGAGACTAGTCTATGGACACCCTGTGAGCTTGCTGTCCTTCTTTTAGTGATTAGAGCCTTGAGTACCCCTTAGCCTGCTAAGCTTTAAAGGTAGAGCTCTGGCGCAATGGAACTGTCCTATGAAGTCATTTTCCAATCTTATACTGGTCGTGGCGATCCTCTTGTGTCTGGCACTGGTTGCTGTCATGAGCTGGAGCTTTTATCACCAGGAGACTCGCTCTATCGTGGCTCAGTTTCGCAACGATGTGGATGATAAGATTGCAGCGATTGAACTTGAGATTGATATCGATTTTGAAGCGGTTTACGCCATGCGTGGCCTGTTCAATACAATTCCGAATGTCAGTGACGGTGAGTTTCAGAGCATGGCCCGGGAGGTTCTCAGGCGTCATAAGGAGATCCAGGCCCTAGAGTGGGTTCCCAGGATCTCTGAGGTCCAGCGCCCAGAGTTTGTGACGCAGCGCCGTGCCAGCTTTTCTAATTTTGAGCTCACCGAGTTTAATGATCAGGGGTTATTGGTCCCCGCCGCTAAGCGCGAGATTTACTATCCGGTACTCTATGTCGCTCCCATGGTCGGTAATGAGGTCGCCCTTGGGTTTGATATGGGTTCGACCCGGGTGCGTAAAATTGCCCTCGATAAGACCCGGGATTCGGGCAGACTCAATGTAACCGAGCCGATCGTGTTGGTTCAGGAGCCGGAGGAGGAGGTTGGCTTTATCGTCATGCTCCCCGTCTATGATGGGCGGGCAACTACGGTCGTCAGCCGCCGCCAGAAGCTCAAGGGATTTGTACTTAGTGCCTACCGGTTGCCGGGCATCATGCGCTCTGCTATCGCCATGACCAAGGCCGAGGGGATCAACCTGTCACTCTATGATGTGAGTGACAGTGAGCCTAAGCTTTTATTTGAACATCGCAGCCGTGAAGCGGTCGCACAAGATGATTACCACCCCGAGTTCGATTATACGACCGAGATCGATATTGGCGGGCGTAGCTGGCAGGTAATGGCGACCCCCACCCGGGGCTATGTTGCTCAGCGTCATAGTTTGACCCCCTATCTGATTCTGGTTTTGGGATTCTTTATTGTGGTTGCCGGAGCCCTGTATATAAGGCTTGTGCTTCATTACAGCTACCGAACCGGTTTACTGGTCGAGGAGCGAACCCGGGAGCTGGAAAAGGCTCGCCAGGCCCTGGAGCGGCAGAATAGAACCGATCCCCTGACAGGGGTTGCTAATCGTAAGGGATTTGATGAAGCACTGGATCGGGAGTGGCATCGGGCGATTCGGGAACAGCACCCCCTGTCGCTGTTGATGGTGGATGTGGATGCCTTCAAGCAGTATAACGATCACTATGGACATCAGGCGGGCGATAACTGCCTCAAGCAATTAGCGATGGCGCTGACCCAGTCATTTAAGCGCTCAGCTGATATAGTGGCGCGCTATGGTGGCGAGGAATTTGTGGTGATCCTGCCCAATACGGCGGATGCCTATCACCTGGCAGAGCGCTGCCGGGTCAATATTGAGCGGCTCACCATTCCCCATGAATACTCAGAGGCGGCGCCTGTGGTGACGGTCAGCATAGGTTTTAGTGTGGTGTTACCCACCAATGACTCTCTGCAGGAGGAGCTGCTGTCTGAGGCGGATACGGCGCTCTACAAGGCGAAAGGGGATGGGCGCAACCGGGTGGTGCGTTACCAGCTCGAAAGCGCTGATCCTGGCTCAAGCTAACTGGTAGCATAAAGCAGCCCCTGGCAGGGCTGAGCCAAGGTGCCCTCGGGTGGCTGAGCTTTAGGGGGGCGTAGAGCAGGTGTTTCTCCAGGAGCGACCTGCTCAGCTTAAGTCGTTATTCAACATCTCCATTTTCTTTGACTTCCCGTTTGTGACTATCTTCTGAGAGGAAGCCAAGGGCCTTATCAATTGCTGCCGCCACATCATCATCCATCTTGAGACGCTCCTCATCGCTCAGGTAGGAGCACATATCGACATCGTAACGAATATAGTGAGGAGGAAGTTGGTTGAGGGTCAGGCAGCAGAGATCTGCGAGGAAGTCATCATCCCGGCTGTCATCAAGCTCCAGCTCGTGGATATGTTGTACGACTAGGTGCTCAAAAAAATTATGAATATCAGGATCAAGCTTCATTGGGTCGCCTCCATGTGTTACCAACCTAAAGCATAAACGAAAAAAACCCAGACTTTTAAGCCTGGGGTTCAAAAATATGGTGCGAGGAGAGGGACTTGAACCCTCACGTCCTTTCGAACACTAGCACCTGAAGCTAGCGCGTCTACCAATTCCGCCACCCTCGCAGGGTGATTTTGTTCGACATCATCTCAAACAAAATATCAAATTTTGGTGCGAAGAGAGGGACTTGAACCCTCACGTTCTTTCGAACACTAGCACCTGAAGCTAGCGCGTCTACCAATTCCGCCACCTTCGCAGTGGGACGCCAGAGATTCTATTCAATTTCTGGCGCAGGTCAAGGGATTAATAAAAATTTGCGTTCAACTGGTCAAAAGATGACTGATACATCTTCAGATACTGTAGCGCGGAGCTATTCCAGTCGAACTTGGTCTGCATGGCATTTTGCTGCAGGCGGACAAATTCGGTCGGTTGCTGGAGATAGAACAGCAGTACCCGACGTAGTGTCGCCAGAAGCTCTAAGCCAGTTGGTCCATCAAAGACAAAACCGGTTGCGCAGTCACGATCGGTATCATAGTCAACCACAGTATCCTTGAGTCCGCCAACCCCCCGGACAACAGGCAGGGTGCCGTAGGCCAGGCTATACATCTGGTTGAGACCACAGGGCTCAAACAGAGAGGGCATCAGGAAGAAGTCACTTCCCGCTTCCACCAGGTGAGCCAGCTCATTGCTGTAGGCATTGATGAACTTAAGGCGCTGCGGATAGACCTTGGACAGGGAGTGAAGCTGACCGGCCAGGGTTGGATCGCCGGTACCGACGATCACAACCTGGACATCGTGCAGCAGGAATCCCTGCAGGGCCTCGATCAGCAGGTGCACCCCTTTTTGTTCGGTCAGGCGACAGACCATGCCAAATACCGGGCAGTCTTTCTGCTCCAGGCCTACCTCATCCTGCAGGGCACGCTTACAGCGCTGTTTGCCCTGCATGTCGTCTGCATCGTAGTGGTAGGGGAGCAGGCGATCGCGCTTGGGATCCCAATCGCTGTAGTCACAGCCATTGATGATGCCGCTCAGATCAGAGGCGCGCTCCTGGAACAGGTGGCTGACACCGTGAGCCCCGAGAGGCGTGAGCAGCTCGGCGGCATAGTTGGGACTGACGCCATTGATCTTATCCGCGTACAGGATGGCACATTTAAGGAAGTTGATGTGTGCATGATCCTGCTGGATATTCTCTTTATAGCAGTTTGCCACCTCAGGCACGGCCCATAGCTGGCTACGGGCAAAGATCCCCTGAAATGCCGCATTGTGAATAGTAATCACACTCTTAGTGCGGTGGAAAAACGCCGAGTTTGCATAGCGAGTTTTCAGCAGATAGGGGATGAGCCCGGCATGCCAGTCATTACAGTGCAGGATCTGTGGCTGGAAGCCCAGCATCTCTGTGCTGTGCAGTGCTGCTGCGGCAAAGAAGGCAAAGCGTTCACCATTATCCGGATAGGACTGGTTGTGCTCTGCATACAGGCTGTCCCGCTCGAAGTAGTGAGGACAGTCGATGAGGTAGACTGTCACCTCATCTTCCAGCATCACCTTAAAGACTTTGTAGTCGATGTTGGGGTGACCCGACTCGGTATACAGGGTCGCATCCAGCAGATGTTCCGCTTTTTCCCGAACATTGGCCATTTTGTAGAGGGGCATCACGACACGGATGTCGTGCCCCAGGCGCTTGAGAGCCAGCGGGAGGGCCTTGGCGACATCCGCCAGGCCTCCGGTTTTGACGATCCCATCAACTTCTGATGATACAAACAGGATCTTCATCGGTTCAGTAGCCAACGCGCGCTCCTTTCGGGATCACGACGATGCCACCTTCAGAGACAGTAAAACGCTCACGATCCAGCTCTGGGTTTTCACCGATGACGGTACCCGGAGCGATCTCTACGTTCTTGTCGATGATGGCGCGACGAATCGAGCAGTTCTCACCTACTTTCACATTACCCAGAAGGACTGATTCATGGATCTGGCTGCCGCTGTCTGAGGTACAGTGGAACCCGAGAATCGAGCGGGTGATGCGGCTTCCCTGGATGTAACAACCCGCAGAGATCAGTGAGTTGGTCACATCCACCTTGGCTTGATCGGTATCGATCATGTTTGCCGGTGGCAGAGGCGGATAGAAGGTGTGCAGTGGCCACTTGCGGTTGTACAGGCTAAATGGAGGGTTGTCGGAAACCAGATCCATGTGTGCCTGCCAGTAGGCATCAATGGTTCCTACATCACGCCAGTAAGCCTGGCTCTTCTCGCCGGGGATCTTGTTGGTCGAGAAGTCATACGCATAAACCGCTTCACGAGGATAGAGGCTTGGGATGATATCTTTACCAAAGTCGTGGCTGGAGTCTGCCTTGTGGGCATCTTCGCGCAGCTCACGGCACAGGGTGTCACTTTCGAAGATGTAGTTACCCATGGAAGCCAGAGCATGATCGGGATCACCCGGGATATGCTTTGGATTTTCAGGCTTTTCTTCAAAACCGATGATCCGGCCGTCGGTATCAACTTCGATGACCCCGAAGGCTTTCGCCTCTTCCAGCGGTACTCGCAGCGCAGCTACAGTCAGAGCGGCTTTCTTTTCCTTATGGAAGTCGATCAGCTGACGCACATCCATCTTGTAGATATGGTCACTGCCGAAGATACAGACATGTTCCGGATCGGCGAGTTCGATGAAACGCAGGTTCTGATAGATAGCATCGGCCGTGCCATCATACCAGCGCTTGCCCATACGCATCTGGGCCGGGATCGGATCGATGAAGTGGTCCGTGATGCTCGACAGGTTCCAGCCCTTTTTCATATGCAGATAGAGAGACTGGGACTTGAACTGAGTCAGGACGTAGATCCGCAGAATATCGGCGTTGACGAAGTTGTTTAGAGCAAAATCGACTAAGCGATAGCTTCCACCGAAGGGGACCGCTGGCTTACTTCTTGTAACGGTTAGCGGTTGAAGGCGTGTTCCCTCGCCTCCGGCGAGGATCATAGCAAGTACACCTGCCATTGTTGGTTATCTCCCTGATATTTTGATATGTCTGAAAAGGTTTTCTTCTAATCCGTAAAAACTACCTCGTTGAGGGATACAACTGAACCAGACAAGCAAGTGAATTGTAGTGCGGGATGCGGGATCATGACGGGTCCGTTAATGATCTGCAGCCAAGTAGACACGAAACTTCCGGTTGTCAGCTACTGTTTTTACCTTCCTAAAATCCTGCCCCATTATAGGGAGATATTGGAGAAATGCATTAGCAACAATGATAAGTTTTGCCTCATTGCTCAAATATTGAGCAGATCGGGCAAGAAATTGCTCTGTTGCTGCATAATGAGTCTTTAATCCTGCATGAAATGGAGGATTTGAGACTATATAGTCAAATTTTGGCGAGATGTCTGAAAAAACATCCGAGGGGTACACCTTACCCTCTAGTCCATTTGACTCTAAAGTCAGTCGGCTCGACTCAAGTGCCAGGGCATTGATGTCGACCATCTCAATCTCTGCCTGTGGATTATGACGCTTGATCCAGCTTCCTATGACTCCGGCTCCACAGCCAAAATCCAGAACTCGCCCGCTCAGTTTTGGCAGGTGATCCAGTAGCAGCTCGGTTCCCTCATCAAGGTGTCCCGAGCTGAATACGCCTGGCAGGGCCTTGATGGTAAATTGCTCCCCCTGGTGCTCCAGGGAGTACTCATTGATCCATTGGGCCAGTGCAAAGGGTGGCACCTCTTTATCCAGGACCCCTATATAGAGGGAGCAGCGGCGCGCGGAATCAACCTTGGTGACCTGGCTGCAGTAGGGAGCCAGCAGATCCGGGGCGCTGCGAATACCGCCCCGATTCTCTCCTGCCAGAGCGATCAATGCCCCGGGCTGCATTGATGGCAGGGTGTTGGCCAGCAGGTAGCGGCCTTCCGCTTTACTCTTAGGCAGGTAGAGCAGCAGCGCATCATGCTTGGTTTCACTCTGGTAACTGTGGCTATATTGAGTCTGAGCTGCCAGAGGGGTTTCCCTGAGTTGGCAATAGTAGTGATAGTCACAGGTGAAGATAGATAGCTGCTGACAGCAATCGCTGAGCTGGAGCGGATAGCCATCTTCCATCGCACCACAGATCAGAAGGGAGCGATTATCAAAGTATTGTTCATTGCGAGTCAGCATCTGGCTGACGGTTGTGAGTGACTGCTGCATGAAGAGATCTGTCTAAAAATATTGCCGGCTATTATAGAGGGGGTGGGGGAGTTGGGTCACCCCTTTTATCGGCTCCAATGAGGGTAAACCCTGAAAAGAGGGGGCAAAGCCCCCTCAGAGCTCGAGCTAGGTTGAGGTAAAGATCACATTGAACATTTCGGAGTTGCTTCCCGGTGACTGGCCAACGCAGCTGATTAATTTGTCGGTTCCACTCAGTACACTCTGATCCACCATGCAGCTGATATTACCGCTGTTGCTACCATCACTGATGGTGCCATTAACCAACCCTGTCTCTGGCTGGTTGAGGGTACCATTGAGAGTCACAGTGACTGTCCCGGAGGAGGTCTGGGTCAGTGGATTGAATTGACTGCCGGTGCAGACGCCGGTTGTGTTTCAGGAGAGAGTCACGCCCTGGATTTGCGACCCTGAGCTCTGGCTCTTTCCCGTTGTTAATCTGACGCGATGATTTGTATTTATTGAGCTTAGTTGGATTCTTATCCTTGGCGGGTATCGCGGTGAGTCGCAATTGTGCATACTGGTTGCAATAGCTTTCGTGGTGGTGTCAGGGTTGAGAGTTAAACGAGATGACGGATGAGTGAGAGTCAAGAGATCCTGCGGGTAATGAGCCCCTGCGAGCAGGAAGAGGGGGATTCTGAGGTGGGAGCCGAGTTAGAACGGGACGCAATTGTGGTGCGTTGCCGTTTTTGTCGCTCGAGCGATTCTCCTCAGTGCGAGCTGTACCAGGATGGCTTTTGTCGTTGTAGTAAGCTGAACTCCGGGAGCTGCCCGCTTTACTAGGCTCTGTTGAGTATTGGCTTCGGGCGCATAGCATGTTTGATAAACATTGCGGGAGTAGAACGAAAAAAGCCCTGACCTAGGTCAGGGCTTTCAATGTGGCTCCCCCTGCTGGACTTGAACCAGCGACATATGGATTAACAGTCCACCGTTCTACCGACTGAACTAAGGGGGAATTGTATGGTGCCCAGAGGCGGAATCGAACCACCGACACGAGGATTTTCAATCCTCTGCTCTACCGACTGAGCTATCTGGGCAAATGGTGCCGGCTGCCGGAGTCGAACTGGCGACCTACTGATTACAAGTCAGTTGCTCTACCAACTGAGCTAAGCCGGCACACAAAACTGTGTGCATTGCACCTGAAGTGTTGTCTTCACACCACTTCGAAAAATGGTGCCCAGAGGCGGAATCGAACCACCGACACGAGGATTTTCAATCCTCTGCTCTACCGACTGAGCTATCTGGGCGACGGGGCGTATTAAACGTTTTTTCATGGATTGAGTCAACAACTTTTCCAAGAAAAACTTAAACTCGTGATCGTTTGCTTGTTTGCTGAACGTTTTGCTTAGGTTTTGCCCTTTTTGAAGCGATTTTCTGCCGAGATCACCTTTTTCAGGTAGTTTCTGGACTCGGAGAATGGGTGGTGTGTCACCAGCTGTTGATAAACATAAGTTGGCTTTTCGCGATTAATCTTGGCAAAGGCGGCGGATTGCTTTTTATCAAAGGTTCGCAGGGTCGCTCCAACACCGCCATTATAGGAGCTGATCATCGCATAGTGGCGTGAGCGGGACTGAGCAATTTTTTTGAGATAGCGGGTATCCAGCAGGTGCAGGTAACCTGAGCCGATCTCTATGTTGTTTTGAGGTGAAAGCAGGGTTTGTGGGCTGGGCTGCCCCTGTCGGTTCAAAACATACTGGTAGACATCCTTGCCTGCGGTGGCCGGTACAACCTGCATCAGCCCATAGGCCCCGGCCGAGCTAACGGCAAAGGGGTTAAAGGCACTTTCGGTCTGGATGACAGCATAGACCAGGCTTTCGCTCAGCTTATATTGGCGGGAATACTGCTTCACCAGGCTTGCATAGCGATAGCTGCGACTCAAGTCATGATCTTTGACCATGGAAAACTGGACCCGGTAGCGGGTCTTGTCCCTGAGCTTGTCGATCTTGAGGTTGTGAGCCAGCAGGTAGTCGGCATACTGTTCGGCGCGCCAGGGCCAGCGAATGCTCTGACCATCCTGATCCTTGACCTGACCATAGAGAAAAGGCTCCCCCTTGAGTTGAACCGCCTTGTCGGAGAAGAGATCTACATCTTCGGGGTTGGCCGGGGTGAGCAGGGTGGTGATGATCGCCTTGCGAAGCTGCTGTTTAGGAGCTGTGGAGGTGAGGGTTTCTACCGTGATCAGGCCACTTTCAAAGTCGATGCTGGCCCGACTCTGGTAGTGATCCGTGTATTTGACATATTTTTTGGGCTGGGGAAGTTCAGCCTGATCTTTCCCCCACACCCGATCGATCTCTTTACTCAAGCCGGCAAAAAGCTTGTGTAGCCGCTCCAGATCATTCACCAGGGCCTTGGGATTTGCTGCATAGCCTACGGCTTTATTGCTGGCCCATTGGCCGAGAGCCTGACTTGGGTTGGCCGAGCTTAGGATCTGAGTCAAGCTCATGGTGTCACTGACACTACAGCCGACCAGCAGAGCCAGGCTGGAGATCATGACACCTCTGCGCACTGCCTTT from the Dongshaea marina genome contains:
- the rsmC gene encoding 16S rRNA (guanine(1207)-N(2))-methyltransferase RsmC; this translates as MQQSLTTVSQMLTRNEQYFDNRSLLICGAMEDGYPLQLSDCCQQLSIFTCDYHYYCQLRETPLAAQTQYSHSYQSETKHDALLLYLPKSKAEGRYLLANTLPSMQPGALIALAGENRGGIRSAPDLLAPYCSQVTKVDSARRCSLYIGVLDKEVPPFALAQWINEYSLEHQGEQFTIKALPGVFSSGHLDEGTELLLDHLPKLSGRVLDFGCGAGVIGSWIKRHNPQAEIEMVDINALALESSRLTLESNGLEGKVYPSDVFSDISPKFDYIVSNPPFHAGLKTHYAATEQFLARSAQYLSNEAKLIIVANAFLQYLPIMGQDFRKVKTVADNRKFRVYLAADH
- a CDS encoding murein transglycosylase domain-containing protein — its product is MKKAVRRGVMISSLALLVGCSVSDTMSLTQILSSANPSQALGQWASNKAVGYAANPKALVNDLERLHKLFAGLSKEIDRVWGKDQAELPQPKKYVKYTDHYQSRASIDFESGLITVETLTSTAPKQQLRKAIITTLLTPANPEDVDLFSDKAVQLKGEPFLYGQVKDQDGQSIRWPWRAEQYADYLLAHNLKIDKLRDKTRYRVQFSMVKDHDLSRSYRYASLVKQYSRQYKLSESLVYAVIQTESAFNPFAVSSAGAYGLMQVVPATAGKDVYQYVLNRQGQPSPQTLLSPQNNIEIGSGYLHLLDTRYLKKIAQSRSRHYAMISSYNGGVGATLRTFDKKQSAAFAKINREKPTYVYQQLVTHHPFSESRNYLKKVISAENRFKKGKT